The Anguilla anguilla isolate fAngAng1 chromosome 4, fAngAng1.pri, whole genome shotgun sequence genome has a window encoding:
- the chchd7 gene encoding coiled-coil-helix-coiled-coil-helix domain-containing protein 7, translated as MTSNVRKVRDHDSNPCIEESDGSRKCLDANGYNKEMCTAYFQRYKECRKFWHEIMITRRRGGVKPDMPTADERQEILAALGRKPY; from the exons ATGACTTCAAATGTCCGGAAAGTTAGAGACCATGATAGCAATCCATGCATTGAG gAAAGCGATGGTTCTCGGAAGTGTTTAGATGCCAATGGCTACAATAAAGAGATGTGTACAGCATATTTCCAAAGATACAAAGAATGCAGAAAGTTCTGG CATGAAATAATGATAACGCGGAGAAGAGGCGGTGTGAAGCCAGACATGCCCACAGCAGATGAGAGGCAGGAAATCCTGGCAGCCCTTGGAAGGAAACCATACTGA
- the plag1 gene encoding zinc finger protein PLAG1, giving the protein MATVIPGDLEEVKDTQRVLSATGKRKRSEGKPRKNFPCQLCEKAFNSVEKLKVHSYSHTGERPYRCTHQDCSKAFVSKYKLLRHMATHSPEKTHKCNYCEKMFHRKDHLKNHLHTHDPNKEAFTCEECGKNYNTKLGFKRHLALHAANNGDLTCKVCQQTFASTGVLLEHLKTHAGKSSGGTKEKKHQCEHCDRRFYTRKDVRRHMVVHTGRKDFLCQYCAQRFGRKDHLTRHMKKSHTQELLKVKTEPMDLLDPFSCNITVPVKDELHSMMSISSSELASKPFANTLQLNIFNTQIQSMQSSGPTHQMVSTTLPLGMTCPLDMDSTVHPSHQFSLKYQLGSTSYALSMPEKEQPLKGEIESYLMELQSNMPSSSEDTPITASKLDLEPQVGLDETSEDVSLPKISGVASASESLHSSSLDFSQLFNFLPLNGPPYSQSVPGGGLGIGYAQEEALSLPQLPPQSQEPQDPGSGVCVSPLHGLSSSFASNLNSTTTLPRFHQAFQ; this is encoded by the exons ATGGCCACGGTAATACCTGGGGATTTAGAAGAAGTTAAGGATACCCAGAGGGTCCTGTCAGCAACAGGGAAGCGTAAGAGAAGTGAAGGCAAGCCCAGGAAAAATTTCCCCTGCCAGCTGTGTGAGAAGGCCTTTAACAGTGTTGAGAAATTGAAGGTCCACTCTTACTCACACACCGGCGAGCGCCCGTACCGGTGTACACACCAAGACTGCAGCAAGGCCTTTGTTTCTAAATACAAGCTGCTAAG GCATATGGCTACTCATTCTCCAGAGAAAACCCACAAGTGTAATTATTGTGAGAAAATGTTCCATCGCAAGGACCACCTAAAGAATCACCTTCACACACATGATCCAAACAAAGAGGCGTTCACCTGTGAAGAATGCGGCAAGAACTACAACACAAAGCTGGGCTTCAAGCGCCACCTGGCCTTACACGCTGCCAACAATGGCGACCTCACCTGCAAGGTCTGCCAGCAGACGTTTGCCAGCACTGGCGTGCTACTGGAGCACCTGAAGACTCACGCTGGGAAGTCTTCAGGTGGGACCAAAGAGAAGAAGCACCAGTGCGAGCACTGCGACCGCCGCTTCTACACCCGCAAGGACGTTCGAAGGCACATGGTCGTGCACACTGGGAGGAAGGACTTCCTCTGCCAGTACTGCGCACAGAGGTTTGGCCGCAAGGACCATCTCACCCGACACATGAAGAAAAGCCACACGCAAGAACTACTAAAAGTCAAAACGGAGCCCATGGATCTTTTGGACCCGTTCTCCTGTAACATAACTGTGCCAGTCAAAGACGAATTGCATTCGATGATGTCAATATCTTCCAGTGAGCTTGCCTCCAAGCCATTTGCCAATACTTTGCAGCTGAACATCTTCAACACCCAGATCCAGTCCATGCAGAGCAGTGGACCTACACACCAAATGGTCTCCACGACCCTGCCTTTAGGGATGACCTGTCCCCTAGACATGGACTCGACTGTCCACCCCTCCCACCAATTCTCTTTAAAATACCAGCTTGGTTCTACCTCGTATGCTCTTTCCATGCCGGAAAAAGAACAGCCATTAAAGGGAGAAATAGAAAGCTATCTAATGGAACTACAAAGCAATATGCCGTCCTCATCAGAGGACACACCGATCACTGCTTCAAAACTAGATTTAGAGCCCCAAGTAGGTCTTGACGAGACGTCGGAGGATGTCTCTCTCCCAAAAATCTCGGGCGTTGCCTCGGCCAGTGAATCCCTTCACTCCTCCTCCTTAGACTTCTCCCAGCTGTTTAACTTCCTCCCTTTGAATGGGCCCCCATACAGCCAGTCTGTTCCAGGGGGAGGCCTCGGAATCGGCTACGCCCAAGAGGaagcactctctctccctcagctccCTCCACAGTCCCAGGAGCCCCAGGACCCAGGAAGTGGGGTGTGTGTCAGCCCCCTCCACGGGCTGTCCTCATCGTTCGCATCCAACCTAAACTCCACGACCACCCTGCCTCGCTTTCATCAAGCTTTTCAGTAA